From one Formosa sediminum genomic stretch:
- a CDS encoding cellulose synthase family protein: MILETIIIAVYSTSLALIFMYALAQLNLLLNYLSAQKKDTHLPPLDLSKENEIPYVTIQLPVYNEMYVMDRLLENIATIDYPKHKLEVQVLDDSTDETVKSTYNHIQKLKATGLDIVHITRTDRSGFKAGALKEGLKIAKGEFIAIFDADFLPESDWLLRTLPYFKDRNIGVVQTRWGHINREYSLLTRIQAFALDAHFTLEQVGRNSKGHFINFNGTAGVWRKDCIIDAGNWEGDTLTEDLDLSYRAQLKNWKFKYLEDVETPAELPVVISAARSQQFRWNKGGAENFRKMLWKVLKSDNISGKTKLHGVLHLLNSTMFLNVFIVAVLSIPMLYIKNEYAHLKPYFYVMSFFVVSSVIFFICYWFMYRNIYGGGIKNFIKYIGMFFTFFTVAMGFSLHNSIAVLEGHIGKRSEFVRTPKFNISSLKDSWKGNKYIKKNISVNVIFEGLLTLYFAFGMYSAFIVGDQGGDFGLFPFHLMLFLGFGYVFFKSLTSKA, translated from the coding sequence ATGATTTTAGAAACAATAATAATAGCAGTATACTCAACGTCTTTAGCATTAATATTCATGTATGCTTTAGCACAATTAAACTTATTATTAAACTATCTTTCCGCCCAAAAGAAAGACACACATTTACCGCCTTTAGATCTCTCTAAAGAAAACGAGATACCCTATGTTACCATACAGCTACCTGTATATAACGAAATGTACGTTATGGATCGCTTACTGGAAAATATTGCTACCATAGATTATCCTAAACACAAATTAGAGGTTCAGGTATTAGACGATTCTACAGACGAAACCGTAAAATCTACGTACAATCATATCCAAAAGTTAAAAGCTACAGGATTAGACATCGTACATATTACTAGAACAGACCGTAGCGGATTTAAAGCTGGAGCCTTAAAAGAAGGTTTAAAAATTGCAAAAGGTGAATTTATTGCCATTTTCGATGCCGATTTCTTACCAGAATCAGACTGGCTACTACGTACATTACCCTATTTTAAAGATAGAAACATCGGGGTAGTACAAACACGCTGGGGACATATTAATCGAGAGTATTCACTATTAACTCGCATCCAAGCTTTTGCTCTAGATGCCCATTTTACATTAGAACAAGTGGGACGAAATAGTAAAGGTCACTTTATTAACTTTAACGGTACAGCTGGGGTTTGGCGTAAGGATTGTATTATAGATGCAGGAAACTGGGAAGGAGACACACTTACCGAAGACCTAGATTTAAGCTATCGTGCACAACTTAAAAACTGGAAATTTAAATATTTAGAAGATGTAGAAACACCAGCAGAGCTTCCTGTGGTAATTAGTGCCGCACGTTCGCAACAATTCAGATGGAATAAAGGTGGTGCAGAAAACTTCAGAAAAATGTTATGGAAAGTTTTAAAATCCGATAATATTTCTGGTAAAACAAAACTTCACGGTGTACTTCATTTATTAAACAGCACCATGTTTTTAAACGTATTTATTGTTGCTGTATTAAGTATTCCTATGCTTTATATTAAAAATGAATATGCACACCTAAAACCATACTTCTACGTCATGAGTTTCTTTGTGGTAAGTAGTGTTATTTTCTTTATTTGTTACTGGTTTATGTATCGGAATATATATGGCGGCGGAATCAAGAATTTCATAAAATACATTGGTATGTTCTTTACATTTTTTACGGTAGCCATGGGCTTTTCTCTACACAATTCTATTGCTGTATTAGAAGGCCATATCGGAAAACGTAGCGAATTTGTGCGTACACCTAAATTTAATATTAGCAGTCTTAAAGATAGCTGGAAAGGCAACAAATACATCAAGAAAAACATCTCTGTAAATGTTATTTTCGAAGGCTTACTTACACTTTATTTCGCTTTCGGAATGTACAGTGCATTTATAGTAGGAGACCAAGGTGGCGATTTTGGATTATTTCCATTTCACCTCATGCTCTTCTTAGGTTTCGGTTACGTGTTTTTTAAATCATTAACCTCTAAAGCTTAA
- a CDS encoding arsenosugar biosynthesis-associated peroxidase-like protein: MQKTYYDPADLKKFSKISEWNETLGEKFFDYYGKVFEEGALTEREKSLIALAVSHTVQCPYCIDAYTGDALQRGITKEEMMEALHVSAAIRGGAALVHGVQMMNKVNKLEM; the protein is encoded by the coding sequence ATGCAAAAAACCTATTACGATCCTGCCGATTTAAAAAAATTTAGTAAAATATCTGAATGGAACGAGACTCTTGGAGAAAAGTTCTTTGATTATTATGGAAAAGTTTTTGAAGAAGGCGCACTTACTGAACGCGAAAAATCTTTAATTGCATTAGCCGTTTCTCACACCGTACAATGTCCTTATTGTATTGATGCTTATACAGGAGATGCTTTACAACGCGGTATTACTAAAGAAGAAATGATGGAAGCTTTACATGTCTCCGCAGCTATTCGTGGCGGCGCAGCTTTAGTTCACGGCGTACAAATGATGAATAAAGTAAATAAATTAGAGATGTAA
- a CDS encoding mechanosensitive ion channel family protein → MENKLKEAWSNMLGKLDAWLNDIVGAIPNFILAIVVFTVVLYISKYIDKLVSKILIRSKLQASMRHLISKLVSAVIVLFGLFLVLGILNLGTVLKTALAGAGVVGLAIGLALQGALANFYSGVVLSYVHFVKFGDWVESNGYEGEIVDIDLRSVTLKQVDNNLVYLPNKMVVEAPIKNYSTTSQSRVILNCGVHYDSDLKFVKDLVITTIYNEFEAVTSKQDVLFMYKEFADSSINFETRFWIESTSALEVAKAKSEAIIAIKAVFDANDINIPFPIRTLDFPDGFLNASPQEQSSEPNT, encoded by the coding sequence ATGGAAAATAAATTAAAAGAGGCTTGGTCTAACATGTTAGGAAAGTTAGATGCTTGGTTAAATGATATTGTTGGAGCGATTCCTAATTTTATACTAGCTATCGTTGTATTTACGGTGGTACTATATATTTCCAAGTATATTGATAAATTGGTCTCTAAAATATTAATTAGAAGTAAGTTGCAAGCTTCTATGCGACATCTTATATCTAAATTGGTGTCTGCTGTTATTGTTTTATTTGGGTTATTTCTTGTGCTTGGTATTCTTAATTTAGGTACTGTTTTAAAAACAGCATTAGCAGGAGCTGGAGTTGTAGGTTTAGCAATTGGTTTGGCATTACAAGGCGCCTTGGCTAATTTTTATTCTGGAGTTGTGTTATCTTACGTTCATTTTGTGAAATTTGGAGACTGGGTAGAAAGTAATGGTTATGAAGGAGAGATTGTCGATATAGATTTACGTTCTGTGACCTTAAAACAAGTCGATAATAATTTGGTGTATTTACCCAATAAAATGGTAGTAGAAGCCCCAATAAAAAACTATTCTACAACCTCACAATCCCGTGTTATTTTAAATTGTGGAGTGCACTACGACTCAGATTTAAAATTTGTTAAAGATTTAGTGATTACAACAATTTATAATGAATTTGAAGCTGTAACATCTAAACAAGATGTATTGTTTATGTATAAAGAATTTGCAGATAGTTCTATTAATTTTGAAACACGATTCTGGATAGAATCTACGTCGGCATTAGAAGTTGCTAAAGCAAAATCTGAAGCTATAATAGCTATAAAAGCCGTGTTTGATGCTAACGATATTAATATTCCATTCCCAATTAGAACTTTGGATTTTCCTGATGGTTTTTTAAATGCTTCACCTCAAGAACAATCGTCTGAACCTAATACCTAA
- a CDS encoding TIGR04282 family arsenosugar biosynthesis glycosyltransferase, whose product MGFLTSNDNETNDDALATFHFPTSKKALIIFARNPELGKCKTRLAQTIGDEYALDIYKTLLEHTAQISSNVNADKFVFYSEHIHKNDTWDDNIFRKKLQQGENLGERMSNAFKELFQNNYQKVVIIGSDILDLSSQIINHAFNSLDENDTVIGPAKDGGYYLLGMKTLHQEVFQNKDWGTATVLENTLENLSNKSVYLLEELNDIDTFEDIKDYPQLKKYSIHYD is encoded by the coding sequence ATGGGATTTTTAACCTCTAATGATAATGAAACTAACGACGATGCTCTGGCTACGTTTCATTTTCCAACATCTAAAAAAGCATTAATTATTTTTGCTAGAAACCCTGAACTAGGAAAGTGCAAAACCCGTTTAGCACAAACCATTGGCGACGAATATGCGTTAGACATTTACAAAACACTACTCGAGCATACTGCTCAAATTTCTTCAAATGTAAACGCAGATAAGTTTGTGTTTTATTCTGAGCATATTCATAAAAACGACACTTGGGACGATAATATTTTTAGAAAAAAGCTCCAACAGGGAGAAAATCTTGGCGAACGTATGAGTAATGCCTTCAAAGAATTATTTCAAAATAATTATCAGAAAGTTGTTATAATTGGAAGTGATATTTTAGATCTTTCTTCTCAGATTATAAACCATGCTTTTAATAGTCTAGATGAAAACGACACCGTTATTGGACCTGCAAAAGATGGCGGTTATTACTTACTAGGCATGAAAACATTACATCAAGAAGTGTTTCAAAATAAAGACTGGGGAACCGCAACAGTGTTAGAAAATACATTAGAAAATTTATCTAACAAATCTGTTTATTTGCTTGAAGAATTAAATGATATCGATACATTTGAAGATATAAAAGATTATCCTCAACTTAAAAAATATAGCATACATTATGATTAA
- a CDS encoding purine-nucleoside phosphorylase, with the protein MIKYINETTEYLQNKGFDKPEIGIILGTGLGKLLNDITIIHEVSYNQIPYFPTATVEFHKGKLIYGELEGKKVVVMQGRFHLYEGYTLQDITYPVRIMNQLGIHTLLVSNASGAVNLDYAKGDLMLIDDHINLLGGSPLAFKGVSKLGERFADMSAPYDKAINTKFKEIAKAHNFTLHEGVYASMLGPQLETRAEYRMLKTLGADAVGMSTVPEIIVANHLNLKAAAVSVITDKGDPDHLQPVNIEDIIAMAEKAEPNMITLFRELIKTL; encoded by the coding sequence ATGATTAAGTACATTAACGAAACCACAGAATATTTACAAAACAAAGGCTTCGACAAACCTGAAATCGGGATTATTTTAGGTACTGGATTAGGTAAATTATTAAATGACATTACTATTATTCACGAAGTAAGCTACAATCAGATTCCCTATTTCCCAACTGCAACGGTAGAGTTTCATAAAGGAAAATTAATTTATGGAGAACTAGAAGGTAAAAAAGTTGTGGTTATGCAAGGCCGTTTTCATTTATATGAAGGCTACACACTACAGGATATAACATATCCAGTAAGAATCATGAATCAATTAGGAATTCACACTCTCTTAGTATCTAATGCCTCTGGAGCTGTAAATTTAGATTATGCAAAAGGCGATTTAATGTTAATAGACGACCATATAAATTTACTAGGCGGTTCGCCACTAGCCTTTAAAGGCGTATCTAAATTAGGCGAACGTTTTGCAGATATGAGTGCGCCTTACGATAAGGCTATTAACACAAAGTTTAAAGAAATTGCTAAAGCACACAACTTTACTTTACATGAAGGCGTGTATGCCAGTATGTTGGGGCCGCAATTAGAAACACGTGCAGAATATAGAATGCTAAAAACATTAGGAGCAGATGCCGTTGGTATGAGCACAGTACCAGAAATTATAGTTGCCAATCACTTAAATTTAAAAGCAGCTGCAGTGTCTGTAATTACAGATAAAGGAGATCCAGATCATTTACAACCTGTAAATATTGAAGATATTATCGCTATGGCAGAAAAGGCTGAACCAAATATGATTACATTATTTAGAGAGCTTATAAAAACGCTCTAA
- the arsS gene encoding arsenosugar biosynthesis radical SAM (seleno)protein ArsS (Some members of this family are selenoproteins.), whose product MTQKSLHKRNNQLAQSQKQLEFLANGIFKTGELPTFKNKLKDTGIAPLTANTLEILQINVGYMCNQVCEHCHVDAGPDRKEIMTKETMLQCLDVIKNTHAHTLDLTGGAPEMNPNFRWFVEEASKAGIKDFIVRSNLTIIRANKKYHDLPEFFKNYNIHVVSSMPHWTQGKTDKQRGKGVFNQSIQALKDLNAIGYGMPDSKLKLDLVYNPSGAFLPANQSAMEKDFKSALLEDFGIHFHQLFAITNLPISRFLDYLIASDNYEDYMYALVEAYNPQAAKSVMCTNTLSISWDGYLYDCDFNQMLELPVNSKVKHISNYNEDLLNGRTIVTSQHCYGCTAGAGSSCQGSVA is encoded by the coding sequence ATGACTCAAAAATCATTACATAAGCGTAACAATCAATTAGCACAAAGCCAAAAGCAACTCGAGTTTTTAGCCAATGGCATTTTTAAAACAGGAGAACTTCCAACATTTAAAAACAAACTTAAAGACACTGGTATTGCTCCTTTAACAGCAAATACATTAGAAATTCTTCAAATTAATGTGGGCTATATGTGTAATCAAGTTTGCGAACATTGCCACGTAGATGCCGGTCCAGACCGAAAAGAAATCATGACAAAAGAGACCATGTTACAGTGTCTTGATGTAATTAAAAATACACACGCTCATACATTAGATCTTACAGGTGGCGCACCAGAAATGAATCCTAATTTTAGGTGGTTTGTAGAAGAAGCTTCCAAAGCAGGGATTAAAGATTTTATAGTTCGCTCTAACCTAACCATAATAAGAGCGAATAAAAAATATCACGATTTGCCTGAATTTTTTAAAAACTATAATATTCATGTTGTTAGCTCTATGCCGCATTGGACACAAGGTAAAACAGACAAACAACGTGGTAAAGGCGTTTTTAATCAATCTATCCAAGCCTTAAAAGACTTAAACGCTATTGGCTATGGCATGCCCGATAGCAAATTAAAGCTAGATTTAGTTTACAATCCGTCGGGTGCATTTTTACCCGCAAACCAATCTGCAATGGAAAAAGATTTTAAATCGGCTTTATTAGAAGATTTTGGTATACATTTTCATCAACTTTTTGCTATTACCAATTTACCTATAAGTCGGTTTTTAGATTATTTGATTGCTTCCGATAATTACGAAGACTATATGTACGCACTGGTTGAGGCTTATAATCCACAAGCAGCAAAAAGTGTAATGTGCACCAATACTCTCTCTATAAGCTGGGACGGATACTTATATGATTGCGATTTCAATCAGATGCTTGAATTGCCCGTAAACAGCAAAGTAAAGCACATCTCTAATTACAACGAAGATTTGCTAAACGGCAGAACTATTGTAACCTCACAACATTGCTATGGATGTACTGCTGGTGCCGGTAGTAGTTGCCAAGGCAGCGTTGCTTAA
- a CDS encoding carboxypeptidase-like regulatory domain-containing protein encodes MKQFYILLFICLTFSVFSTRAQTQIHAKVLDSTNLEPISFATISFNNTSGVISNDIGQFQLQINTPISEQDSLIFSCLGYESKHIAAKTFQDSIVVLKPKSIELNEVMLFNKNYTVDEIIEKVEDNLDKNYGGTFQKSKLFFRETYGSTILRKSVKIKTSTIPEFNQELTDSILSDIPLNSYHYTEILGEFYKNKSEAKKDTVIKLNILKASELYDKNNEMTFEAYEKKLNAIVKKHVKRDSYFKIKSGWFGTKEDVDSSFFQDESNKKSEAFLEAEKKKEEDKKKNFLKYRKYVINSMERSSFVSEEASLNCIHKSNRYEFELLDYSFLNDQYVYKIAFKPKRSEDYKGILYINTEDFAVIRVDFKNVKSLKTFKLLGVSLDVYQREGSFIYAKNKTGNYSLKYAEIETANKTGIDRPFKIIEKNKHVKGRRKQNELSGDINFIAKNYSKRELVAFENETITAAEFNAYKEKADVKPIYLPAYDPEFWKGYNIIEPNKAIKEFKSIITEKN; translated from the coding sequence ATGAAACAATTTTACATTTTACTTTTTATTTGTTTAACTTTTAGTGTATTCTCTACACGAGCGCAAACTCAAATTCATGCCAAAGTTTTAGATTCTACAAATTTAGAACCCATCTCGTTTGCAACCATCTCTTTTAACAACACCTCCGGAGTAATAAGTAATGATATTGGACAATTTCAATTACAAATAAACACACCAATTTCTGAACAAGACTCGTTAATATTTAGTTGTTTAGGTTACGAGTCTAAACATATAGCTGCCAAAACATTTCAAGACAGTATAGTGGTTTTAAAACCTAAATCTATAGAGCTTAATGAAGTTATGCTCTTCAATAAAAATTATACTGTCGATGAAATTATCGAGAAGGTAGAAGACAACTTAGATAAAAATTATGGTGGCACCTTCCAAAAAAGCAAACTTTTTTTCAGAGAAACTTATGGATCTACTATTCTTAGAAAATCGGTTAAAATTAAAACGTCTACTATACCAGAATTTAATCAAGAGCTCACAGATAGCATATTAAGCGACATCCCTCTAAACTCATACCATTACACAGAGATTTTAGGCGAATTTTATAAAAACAAATCAGAAGCTAAAAAAGACACAGTTATTAAATTAAATATTCTTAAAGCCTCAGAACTTTACGATAAAAATAATGAAATGACTTTTGAAGCCTATGAAAAAAAACTAAATGCAATTGTAAAAAAACATGTAAAACGCGATTCTTATTTTAAAATAAAATCCGGATGGTTTGGTACAAAAGAAGATGTAGATTCTTCATTCTTTCAAGACGAGTCCAATAAAAAATCTGAAGCCTTTTTAGAAGCTGAAAAGAAAAAAGAAGAAGACAAGAAAAAAAACTTTCTTAAATACAGAAAATACGTAATTAATAGTATGGAACGTAGCAGTTTTGTTAGTGAAGAAGCCAGTTTAAATTGTATACATAAATCAAACCGTTACGAGTTTGAACTTTTAGATTATTCTTTTCTTAATGATCAGTATGTATATAAAATTGCATTTAAACCCAAACGTAGTGAAGATTATAAAGGTATTTTATACATTAATACAGAAGATTTTGCTGTGATTAGAGTAGATTTTAAAAACGTAAAATCGCTTAAAACATTCAAACTTCTAGGAGTTTCGCTAGATGTGTATCAACGCGAAGGCAGTTTTATATATGCAAAAAACAAAACTGGGAACTACAGTTTAAAATATGCAGAAATAGAAACTGCTAATAAAACAGGTATAGATAGACCTTTTAAGATTATTGAAAAAAACAAACATGTAAAAGGCCGTAGAAAGCAAAACGAACTGTCTGGAGACATTAACTTTATAGCCAAAAATTATTCCAAACGAGAGTTAGTCGCCTTTGAAAATGAAACCATCACTGCAGCCGAGTTTAATGCTTATAAAGAAAAAGCCGACGTAAAACCTATTTATTTACCAGCCTACGATCCAGAATTCTGGAAAGGATATAATATAATAGAACCCAACAAAGCAATAAAAGAATTTAAAAGTATAATTACAGAAAAAAATTAA
- a CDS encoding sterol desaturase family protein — protein sequence MEKYINIIQDSYSGYWRYLKYELISINHWDNYFYGLIIISLIVWGLEIVFPWRKNQSIFRKDFWLDTFYMFFNFFLLNLIVLIALSNTAATVFNDILSVVGLTLNDLQLFKVNQLPKAASLFIFFIVSDFVQWNTHRLLHRFPLLWDFHKVHHSIKEMGFAGHLRYHWMEPVIYKSLLYIPIAIIGGFDVQDVVLVHFFTIAIGHLNHANLGWDYGPFKYILNNPKMHIWHHAKELPPNSIYGSNYGITLSLWDYIFKTDYVPHNGRDIELGFEKDEEFPDQFITQTFYPLTKKKEETTS from the coding sequence ATGGAAAAATACATTAATATTATTCAAGATTCATATTCTGGATATTGGAGATACTTAAAATATGAACTAATCTCTATTAACCATTGGGATAATTATTTCTATGGCTTAATTATTATTTCATTGATTGTTTGGGGTTTAGAAATTGTATTTCCTTGGCGTAAAAATCAATCTATATTTAGAAAAGATTTTTGGCTAGACACCTTTTATATGTTTTTTAATTTTTTTCTCTTAAATTTAATTGTTCTAATTGCACTATCAAATACAGCTGCTACAGTGTTTAACGATATCCTTTCAGTAGTAGGTTTAACTTTAAATGACCTCCAATTGTTTAAAGTTAATCAACTTCCAAAAGCAGCAAGTTTATTTATCTTTTTTATTGTTAGTGATTTTGTTCAATGGAACACGCACAGACTATTACACCGGTTCCCGTTATTATGGGATTTTCACAAAGTACACCATTCTATTAAAGAAATGGGATTTGCTGGACACTTACGCTACCATTGGATGGAACCTGTTATTTACAAATCGTTGTTATACATTCCTATTGCTATTATTGGCGGATTCGACGTGCAAGATGTGGTCTTAGTTCATTTTTTCACTATTGCCATAGGACATTTAAATCATGCAAATCTAGGTTGGGATTATGGCCCTTTTAAATACATACTAAATAACCCTAAAATGCACATTTGGCATCATGCTAAAGAATTACCACCAAACTCAATTTATGGTTCAAATTATGGCATTACATTAAGCCTTTGGGATTATATATTTAAAACAGATTATGTCCCGCATAACGGACGAGATATTGAATTAGGATTTGAGAAAGATGAAGAGTTCCCAGATCAATTTATAACGCAAACTTTTTATCCTCTAACTAAAAAAAAGGAAGAAACCACAAGCTAA
- a CDS encoding cation:proton antiporter: MDYFIIITTLVFLSAAFGYINVRFLKLPNTIGLMLITLVFTLVVLAVATIDKTLLLAERQLITEIDFETVLLDIMLSFMLFAGALHTNFEQLKIQRWPVFVFATVGTLLSTFLIGTLVYGVLMLLGMEVGYVYCLLFGALISPTDPIAVLGILKKVGVPKDLESKIVGESLFNDGVGVVVFLTIFEIANVTNGGGVAVLDVIELFAREVIGGVVLGLLLGYVTYRLMKSIDDYDVEVIITLATVMVGTVIAQKLHLSAPLAMVTAGLVVGNDTVRGSAMSEITENYVDKFWELVDILLNTILFVLIGMEMLVLEFKWTYIFAGLVTIPIALLCRYISLYGPIIMFEKRLDIVPKTNKIMTWGGLRGGISIALALSLTTEMHRELFLVITYILVVFSILVQGLTLSTLVKRLNY, from the coding sequence ATGGATTATTTTATTATCATCACGACGCTAGTTTTTCTTTCTGCAGCTTTTGGATACATTAATGTGCGGTTTTTAAAACTCCCCAATACTATAGGGCTAATGCTAATAACTTTGGTATTTACATTAGTTGTTCTTGCGGTAGCTACAATAGATAAAACTTTATTGTTGGCAGAGCGACAATTAATTACAGAAATAGATTTTGAAACGGTATTGTTAGATATCATGCTAAGTTTTATGCTTTTTGCAGGTGCGTTACATACTAATTTCGAACAATTAAAAATACAGCGTTGGCCCGTTTTTGTTTTTGCCACTGTTGGTACGCTGCTATCTACGTTTTTAATTGGTACACTCGTGTATGGTGTTTTAATGCTTTTAGGTATGGAAGTTGGTTATGTGTATTGTTTGCTTTTTGGAGCTCTAATCTCGCCTACAGATCCCATTGCGGTACTTGGAATCTTAAAAAAAGTAGGTGTACCTAAAGATTTAGAGTCTAAAATTGTTGGAGAATCTTTGTTTAACGATGGTGTAGGAGTTGTGGTTTTTTTAACCATATTTGAAATTGCCAACGTTACTAATGGTGGAGGTGTAGCAGTGCTTGATGTTATTGAGTTATTTGCGCGAGAGGTGATTGGAGGTGTGGTTTTAGGTTTGCTTTTAGGATATGTAACCTATCGTTTAATGAAATCTATAGACGATTATGATGTTGAGGTGATAATAACTTTAGCTACAGTTATGGTAGGGACTGTGATTGCACAAAAATTACATTTATCTGCCCCTTTAGCCATGGTTACAGCGGGATTGGTTGTGGGTAACGATACGGTTAGAGGATCTGCAATGTCTGAAATTACAGAAAATTATGTAGATAAGTTTTGGGAACTAGTAGATATTCTTTTAAACACAATCTTATTTGTGTTAATTGGTATGGAGATGTTGGTTTTGGAGTTTAAGTGGACCTATATTTTTGCTGGTTTAGTAACTATTCCCATCGCATTATTATGCAGGTATATCTCATTATATGGTCCGATAATTATGTTTGAAAAACGATTAGATATCGTCCCTAAAACAAATAAAATAATGACTTGGGGTGGGTTAAGAGGCGGAATTTCAATAGCTTTAGCTTTAAGTTTAACTACAGAAATGCACAGAGAATTGTTTTTAGTTATTACGTATATCCTAGTTGTATTTTCAATTTTAGTACAAGGATTAACATTAAGTACATTAGTAAAGCGTTTAAACTATTAG
- a CDS encoding glycosyltransferase family 2 protein: MALIKVIIPAYNEADSIAHVIHDIPKLVDEVIVVSNNSTDHTERNAVQAGATVLTETNKGYGYACLKGMEYISKQNIKPDIVVFIDGDYSDYPEQLTTLVSPILEENIDFVVGARTKNLRESGSMTVPQEFGNWLATSLMRLFFNSTFTDLGPFRAIKYSKLLKLNMLDKTYGWTVEMQLKVLKHNFSYREIPVKYRNRIGVSKVSGTIKGAIFAGIKILYWIFKYSIKK; the protein is encoded by the coding sequence ATGGCTCTAATTAAAGTGATTATACCTGCTTATAACGAAGCAGATTCTATTGCACACGTTATTCATGACATACCAAAACTTGTAGACGAAGTTATTGTTGTTAGCAACAATTCTACTGACCATACAGAAAGAAATGCAGTTCAAGCCGGAGCAACCGTTTTAACAGAAACAAATAAAGGTTATGGGTATGCGTGTTTAAAAGGTATGGAATATATTTCTAAACAAAACATTAAACCAGACATCGTTGTTTTTATAGATGGCGATTATAGTGATTATCCAGAACAACTAACAACCCTTGTTTCACCCATTCTAGAAGAAAATATTGATTTTGTAGTAGGCGCACGTACAAAAAATCTTCGAGAATCTGGTTCTATGACTGTTCCTCAAGAATTTGGAAACTGGTTAGCAACCAGTTTAATGCGTTTATTTTTTAATTCTACCTTTACAGATTTAGGCCCTTTTCGTGCTATAAAATACTCTAAATTACTAAAATTAAACATGTTAGACAAAACATATGGTTGGACCGTAGAAATGCAACTAAAAGTTTTAAAGCATAATTTTTCTTATCGCGAAATTCCTGTAAAATATCGTAATAGAATTGGGGTTTCAAAAGTTTCAGGTACAATAAAAGGTGCTATATTTGCAGGCATAAAAATCTTGTACTGGATTTTTAAATATAGTATAAAAAAATGA